The Microbacterium trichothecenolyticum sequence TCGAACTGCAACCCCGGCACCTCGTACACGAGCTCGATGCCGTTCTGCGTCGCCACCGCCGTGCTGCAGATGGGGCTGAGCGTGGCCGAGGCGGTGCGCGCGGCCACCCGCGGCGGGGCGATCGCGCTCGGGCGCGCGACGGGCGAGGGGGCGATCGGCTCGATCGCCGTCGGTCACCGCGCCGACCTGCACCTGCTCGACGCCCCCTCGGCGACGCACGTGGCGTACCGTCCCGGGATGCCGCTGACGGCGGGCGTGTGGAAGGGCGGGCGCCGCGTGGTCTGACATCCCGCGCTGCGGTGACGGCGGTCCGGTCACCGCGATTGCGCGGGACGGCTCGCCGGTGTCGGAGCTTGGTGTCAGGCTGTACTGCGCGGTCACGGAGACCGCGACCGACACCCCCGGAGGTCCCCGTGCTGGCGAAGCTCCTCATCAGATATCTGTCGCGGTATCGCTGGCTCCTCGTGGCGCTGCTGATATTCCAGTTCGCCGCGGCGATGGCATCCCTTTACCTGCCACGCCTCAACGCCGACATCATCGACCAGGGCGTCGCGCGCGGAGACACCGGGTACATCTGGTCGCAGGGCTCGCTCATGCTGGTGATCTCGCTCGGGCAGATCATCGCGTCGGTGATCGCGACATACTTCGCCGCCCGGGCAGCCATGGCGGCAGGCCGCGACATCCGCCGCGACGTCTTCGAGAAGGTCAGCGGCTTCTCCGAGCGTGAGCTGTCGCAGTTCGGTGCCGGCTCGCTCATCACCCGCAACACCAACGACGTGCAGCAGGTGCAGATGCTGGCCATGATGGGCGCCACCATGCTCGTGAGCGCGCCGCTTCTGGCGATCGGCGGCATCGTCATGGCGCTGCAGCAAGACGTCGGGCTGAGCTGGCTGCTCGGTGTCGCCGTTCCCGCGCTGTTGGTCGTCGTGGCCCTCGTCATCGCCCGCATGGTGCCGCTGTTCCGCAGCTACCAGTCCAAGCTCGACGGCGTGAACCGCGTGATGCGCGAGCAGCTCACGGGGGTGCGCGTCGTGCGCGCTTTCGTGCGCGAGCGCATCGAAGAAGAGCGCTTCCGCGATGCCAACACCGACATCATGGTCGTGGGGCGCAAGGTCGGCTCCCTCTTCGTGCTCTTGTTCCCCCTGGCCATGCTCGTGCTGAACGTCACCGTGGTCGGGGTGATCTGGTTCGGCGGTATCCAGGTCGACTCCGGCGACGTGCAGATCGGCACGCTCTTCGCGTTCATGCAGTACGTCGCCCAGATCCTCATGGGCGTGCTCATGGCCAGCTTCATGACCGTGATGATCCCGCGCGCAGCCGTCTCGGCCGAACGCATCGGCGAAGTGCTCGACAGTCACTCGGCTCTCGCGCGCCCGGCGCACCCCGTCAGCACGTTCCCCACTCCCGGCGCTGTCGAGTTCGACGATGTCGCGTTCGCGTACCCCGGCGCCGAAGCACCCGTGGTCTCGGGGATCAGCTTCGCCGCCCGGCCCGGCGAGACCGTCGCCATTGTCGGATCGACCGGCGCCGGCAAGACCACGCTCGTCTCGCTCATCCCCCGGCTGTTCGACGCCACCGGCGGCGCGGTGCGCATCGGCGGCGTCGACGTACGCGAGGCCGATCTCGATGTGCTGTGGACGAGCATCGGACTCGTCCCGCAACGCCCCTTCCTCTTCAGCGGCACCGTGGCTTCCAACCTGCGTTTCGGACGCGAAGACGCCACCGACGACGAACTCTGGCGTGCGCTCGAGATCGCACAGGGCCGTGACTTCGTCGAAGAGATGGAGGGCGGTCTGGGCGCGCGCATCGCGCAAGGCGGCACGAACGTCTCGGGCGGGCAGCGCCAGCGCCTGGCGATCGCCCGCGCCATCGTGCACCGGCCGGCGGTGCTGGTGTTCGACGACTCGTTCTCGGCGCTCGACCTCACCACCGACGCCCGCCTTCGTCAGGCGTTGTGGCGCGAGCTGCCCCACGTGACCAAGATCGTCGTCGCGCAACGGGTGTCCACCATCACCGACGCCGACCGCATCGTGGTGCTCGAAGACGGACGCATGGCCGGTCTCGGCACCCACGACGAACTGCTCGAGACCAGCGACACCTACCGCGAGATCGTCGCCTCGCAGCTCGGGGTGCAGGCATGAGCACCCCCGATGCCCTCACCGAAGAAGAGCGCGCCGAGCTCGAACTCGCCGAGCAGGCGCGGCTGAACTCGGGGGACTGGGACAGTGTGGCGCCCGGCAAGGCCGCCGCTTTCGGTCCGAGTTTTCGCCGGCTGATCGGCCTGCTGCGACCGCACACGGCGGCGTTCGCTTTCGTCTCCGTCCTCGGCGCCCTCGGCGTGGTCCTGACCGTTCTCGCCCCGCGCGTGCTCGGCGATGCGACGAACATCGTGTTCGAGGGGCTGGTCTCACGCGGACTCGCCGCCCAGTTCCCCGCCGGCACCTCTCAGGCCGAGGTGGTCCAGGCGCTGCGCGCGGGCGGGCAGGGCGACATGGCCAACGTCGTCGCGGCGATGAACGGCTTCCAGGTGGGCGCGGGCGTCGACTTCGACGCCCTCCGCGTGATCATCGTGACCGTGCTGGCGATCTACGTCGGATCGTCGCTGCTGTCATGGATCCAGGGCTACGTCATCAACGTGATCATGGTGCGCACAATGTGGCGTCTGCGCGAAGACGTCGAGGCGAAGATCAACCGCCTGCCGCTGTCGTACTTCGACAAGGTGCAGCGCGGCGAGCTCATCTCACGCGTCACCAACGACATCGACAACATCACGCAGACCATGCAGCAGTCGCTCTCGAGCGCGCTGACCTCGGTGCTCACGGTCGTGGGCGTGCTCATCATGATGTTCACCATCTCGTGGCAGCTGGCGTTGGTCGCGCTCGTGTCGATCCCGCTCATGGCGGTGATCTTCGGGGTCATCGGGCCCCAGTCGCAGAGGGCGTTCGGCGAGCAGTGGAAGAAGGTCGGGCGTCTCAACGCGCGTGTCGAGGAGTCGTTCTCGGGCCACGCGCTGGTCAAGGTCTACGGCCGCGAGAAAGACGCCCGCGAGCAGTTCGAGGTCGAGAACGAAGAACTCTTCCAGGCGAGCTTCCGGGCCCAGTTCCTCTCGGGCATGATCATGCCCGGCATGATGTTCATCGGGAACCTCACCTACGTCGGTATCGCGGTGCTGGGCGGTCTCATGGTCGCGGGCGGGCACCTCCGCCTGGGCGACGTGCAAGCCTTCATCCAGTACGCGCAACAGTTCACGCAGCCCCTGTCACAGCTGGGCGGCATGGCCGCTGTCGTGCAGTCGGGCACCGCCTCGGCCGAGCGCGTGTTCGCGCTGCTCGACGCCGATGAGCAGGAGCCCGACGCCCCCGACGCCCCGCTCCCCGCCGACGGTCGCGGCGTCATCGAGTTCGAGCATGTGCGCTTCTCGTACACGCCCGAGCACCCGCTCATCCGCGGCCTGTCATTCCGCGTCGAGCCGGGGCAGACGGTCGCGATCGTCGGCCCGACGGGAGCGGGCAAGACCACGCTGGTCAACCTCATCATGCGGTTCTACGAACCCGACGGCGGCCGCATCCTGCTCGATGGGCAGAACATCGCCGACATGCGTCGTGACGATGTGCGCTCGCGTACCGGCATGGTGCTGCAAGACCCGTGGTTGTTCGCCGGCACGATCCGCGACAACATCCGCTACGGGCGCGAGAGTGCCACCGACGACGAGATCGTCGAGGCCGCCGTGGCCACCCGCGTCGACCAGTTCGTGCATTCGTTGCCCGAGGGCTACGAGACGGTGCTCGACGAAGACGCCGCGAACGTCTCAGCCGGCGAGAAGCAGCTCATCACGATCGCGCGGGCATTCGTCGCCCGCCCGTCGGTGCTCATCCTCGACGAGGCCACGTCGTCGGTCGACACCCGCACCGAGCTGTTGCTGCAGCAGGCGATGGCGGCGCTGCGCGAAGGACGCACGTCGTTCGTGATCGCCCACCGCCTGTCCACGATTCGCGACGCCGATCTGATCCTCGTCATGGAACACGGCGACATCGTCGAGCAGGGCACGCACGACGAGTTGATCGCCGCCGAGGGTGCGTACCACCGCCTCTATCGTTCGCAGTTCGAACAGGCCGCCGCCGACCTCGACGACGCCGGCGTCGACGCCGCCTCGACCGGCGGGCCGACGACCCAGCGGCCGGCGCCCGCCGTCGACGACGCCGTGGTGGTCACGGCTCTGGCTGCCGCGGCACCCGAGGTGACGGCGCCGGCCGGCGTCGACGGCCCGCCCCACCCCGCCCACGGGGCACCCTCACCCGACCCCCGGCCCGGCGAGCAGCGCTGACACCGCGCGGCAGGCGAGGCGACCCGGCGGCAGGGCGCGGAGGCCGCACGGCCCGCCGACCGCATGGCCCACCGGCCGCATGGCCCACCGGCCGCATGGCCCACCGGCCGCACGGCCCGCCGGCCGCATGACCCGGCGGTGCGGCGGCGCACGGGCAGGGCTCCCGGGGCGAAAAACGCCCCTCCGGTACAGTGGTCGGGCGCATGCACCTTCCGTGCGACCCGATCCGCCGCATAGATAGGCCTCACCACCCGTGACCACTTCTGCGACGCCCGCCGACCATCCCACGCCCGCCGACTCGTCCGACGCGGATGCCGTCCCCGAGCCGGTTCCCGGAGCCGACGTCCCGCCCGACCGTCCGCTGACCATCCTCATCGGCGCCGACACCTTCGCCCCGCACGTGAACGGCGCAGCCCGTTTCGCGGAGCGGCTCGCGGCCGGACTCGTCGCTCGCGGTCACGACGTGCACGTCTCCGCGCCCAGCGCCGGCCGCGGCAACGCCGGCACCGGAACCGAGGTCATCGAGGGGGAGCCGATGACGATGCATCGCCTCCCCGCCTACCGTTTCCTTCCCCACGACTGGCTCACCTTCGTCCTGCCGTGGAGGTCGAAGCACTACGCCCGCCGCGTGCTCGACGACGTCAAGCCCGACGTGGTGCACATCCAGTCCCACATCGTCATCGGCCGCGGTCTCGCACGCGAGGCGCGCAAGCGCGGCATCCCGGTCGTGGCCACCAATCACGTGATGGCCGAGAACATCCTCGACTTCACCACGTTGCCCGACGCCCTCGACCGCGTCTTGGTCAAGCTCGCCTGGGCCGACGCCGCGCGCACCTTCGCGATGACGCGCGCCGTCACCACCCCCACGCGAAGGGCAGCCGACTTCCTCGAGTCGACGATCGACATCAGCGGCGTCATCCCCATCTCCTGCGGGATCGACCGGTCGAACTACTCGCCCGATCTCACGCCGCGCGACGCCAACCGCCTGCTCTTCGTCGGGCGTCTGACGACCGAGAAGCACATCGACGTGGTGCTCGCCGCCCTCGCCAAGCTCGACCCGGCGCTCGAGGTCAGCTTCGACATCGTCGGCGGTGGCGACCAGCGCGCGAAGCTCGAGGCGCTGGCGCAGCAGCTCGGTGTCGCGGAGCGCGTCACGTTCCACGGCCACGCGTCCGAGGACGACCTGCGCGCGCTGTACTCCCGCGCGAGCGTGTTCGTGATCGCCTCGATCGCCGAGTTGCAGTCGATCGCCACGATGGAGGCCATGGCATCCGGTCTGCCCATCGTCGCCGCCAACGCCGTCGCCCTCCCGCACCTCGTGCACGACGGAGAGAACGGTTACCTCTTCACCCCCGGTGACGCCGACGAGGCCGCGGCGCGCCTGACCGACGTGCTCACCGCGTCCGCCGACGAGCGGCTCCGCATGCAGCAGGCGTCGCTCGACGCCGTGGCCGTGCACGACATCACCCGCACGCTCGACACGTTCGAGGCTCTGTACCGCGGTCGCCCCCTCCCGGAGTAACCGCGTGCACGTCGCGATGTTCGCCGACCAGCACCTCGAGTCACTGGGTGGGGCGCAGGTGTCGATGCGGCTGCAGAAGCGCTTCCTCGAGCGAGCGGGCCACATCGTCACGGTCGTGGCGCCCCGCATGCACCGCCCCGCGCCCGACGACACGGCGTACCTCGACTTGCCGTCGATCGCGATCACGCCCGATCGCGAGTATGCGCTCACCTGGCCGGGCGCCCGCACCGACCGGTTTCTCGATGCCGAGATGGGAGCGCGCCTGCCCGTCGACGTCGTGCACGTACAGGCCGATTTCTGGGGCGCGTTCATCGGACACCGCTATGCCGTGCGTCACGGCCTGCCCGTGGTGCACACGATGCACAACCGCGTCGACGTCGGCATCGAAGCGACGGCGCCGTTTCCCGGTCTCGTCCTGCGGGTGCTGAACGCCTGGGCGCGGCGGACGCTGCCCCGGGAGGCGGCCAGGCAGCAGTGCTCCGCGTCGAGCGGCGACGGCTGGGCCTACCTCCGCCGCCTCGCCGCGCTGTCGCGCGCCGTCACCGCCCCCTCCGGCCACTTCGCTCGCCGACTCGAGCGGCATGGTGTCGCCGACGCCGTCGACGTGATCTGGAACGGCATCGACGACGACGTGCTCGACGCCGCGCTCGCCGCGGGGCCTGCGGTGCGTCGGCCGGGCCGTCCGCGGTTCGTCTGGCTCGGGCGCATGAGCCCCGAGAAGCGGCTGCTGCCGTTCCTGGAGGCCGTCGCGGACGCGGGCATCGACGCCGAGATCGAGATCATCGGCGGCGGCGGTCAGCTGCGCGAGGCGCGGAGGCTGATCGAGCGCCGCGCGCCCGCGGCATCCGTCGTCTTCTCCGGTCGGTTGCCGTACGCCGAGACCCTGCGGCGCATCGCCGACGCCGACGCCGTTGTCCAGACCTCGATCGGGTTCGAGACCCAAGGGATGACGGTCTTCGAGGCTGCGTCCCTGGGTACTCCCGCGGTGGTCAGCGATCCCGACATCGCCGCCGAGCTGGGTGCGGGCACGTGGGTGGTCGAAGATGCCACGGTCGCCGCCCTCGCCGCAGCGCTGCGCCGCGCGGCCACCGATATCGCCAGCGGCTCGCCGGTCGTACCCGACCCCACCGTCGCGGAGCGCTTCCGCCAGTCGTCGCGGACGGCCGCGATGGTCGCGGTGTACCAGCGGGCGGTCACGGCGGGGCGCTGAGGCGTCGGGCCCGGCGATCCGGTCAGTCCGCCGCGATGATCCGCAGCGGGGCGGTGACCGGTGCTGCGGCGGGAGCTGCGGTGTGCAGGGTCGGCCGTGCCGCTTCGAGGGCGGGTGCCGCGCCGGGCGCCGCTCTGTGCGACCGGCTGGGACGGTCGGCCGCGGATGCGACCCGCGAGGGATCGGTGGGGATGCTGCCGTAGCCGTCGGTGCGCACGAGCCACACGGTGGCGACGATTCCCGCGAGCGAGAGGATGCCGAGAGCGATGAGATATGCCATGGCAGATACGCTACGAGTAGAGGAAAAGTGTCACGAGTGGCATGATGGTCGGTAATCGTCAGATTTCTGCCACACCGGAGGTTCGCATGCGCTCGGTCGCCGTTGTCATCCAGCCCGGGTTCGCGCCCTTCGAGTTCGGTCTCGCGTGCGAGGCGTTCGGCCTCGATCGCAGCGACGACGGCATCCCCAATTTCGACTTCCGCATCGTGTCGCCCGACCCCGGGGTCGTGCCGTCGAACATCGGGTTCTCGGTCAATGTCGAGCTCGGTCTCGACGCCGCCGAAGACGTCGACATCCTCATCCTCGCTCCCGTGCCGCGGACGACGTGGGATGCCATCGACCCCCGCGTGATCGACACGGTGCGTGCCGCCCACGTCCGCGGTGCGTGGTTGCTGAGCGTGTGCAGTGGAGCGTTCGTCATCGCGGCGGCGGGGGTTCTCGACGGCAAGCGTGCGACCACGCACTGGCGCTACGCCGACACCATGAGCCGCATGTATCCGCGCATCGATGTCGATCCCGATGTGCTGTACGTGCAGTCCGACAACATCATCACGAGCGCCGGCACGGCCGCGGGGCTCGACGCGTCGCTGCACCTGCTGCGCCAAGAGCTCGGCTCCGAGCTGACCAACCGCATCGCTCGGCGCATGGTCGTCTCCCCGCAGCGCGACGGGGGGCAGGCGCAGTTCATCGCCTCGCCTCTCCCGATCGACTCCTCGCTGTCGCTCGCCCCGGTGACGGAGTGGATGCTGCAGAACCTGGATGCCGAGCTCTCGGTCGAACGCCTCGCCGCACGCGCCCACATGTCACCGCGCACCTTCGCCCGACGCTTCAAGGCCGACCTGGGTGCGACGCCCGCGGCCTGGCTCGCGCGCCAGCGCCTGCTGCACGCCCAGCGCCTGCTGGAGGAGACCGACCTGGGTCTCGACCGCATCGCGTCGGAGTGCGGCTTCGGATCGGCGGCGGTCCTGCGCCAGAACTTCGCCCGCACGATGGGGCTGACCCCGACCGCGTACCGCGCCCGGTTCTCGTGCGCGGGTTCGAGCGAATCGGCACCGCTCGCCCTGCCGCTCGCGTCCGAACCGGTTCCCGCCTGAGCGTCACCGTCCCGCCTACCCGGCGCCGCATACGGGCCGCGGCGCCGACATCGCACGTGCGTGTCGGGGTAGCGCGTTGTCTCCGCGCAGAGGGTGCCATGTCATGGGGTGCGTGTGATGTGGGCGGTGGGACCGTCTGCCGGGGCATCGCCGAACGGTGCGCTTCCCCATTGCCGCGGTGGAGCCCGCCTGCTAAACTTGAGTCAACGCCGCTCAAGTTTTGAAGCGGCGAGCAGACTTCCAGGAGACACCATGAACGCCACGCAACAGCCGGGACAGGAGGACGCGCGGAGCGCCCTCGAGCAGTTCGGCATCAACCTCACCGACCGGGCCCGCCAGGGCAAGCTCGACCCCGTGATCGGGCGCGACGGCGAGATCCGCCGCGTCAGCCAGGTGCTCACCCGGCGCACCAAGAACAACCCCGTGCTCATCGGCGAGCCCGGCGTCGGTAAGACCGCCGTCGTCGAGGGCCTCGCCCAGCGCATCGTCGCGGGCGACGTCGCCGAGAGCCTCAAGAACAAAGAACTCGTGTCGCTCGACATCTCGGCGCTGGTCGCCGGGGCCATGTATCGCGGACAGTTCGAGGAGCGCCTCAAGAGCGTCCTCAAAGAGATCACCGAGTCCGACGGGCGCATCATCACGTTCATCGACGAGCTGCACGTGCTCATGGGCGCGGGCGGCGGCGAGGGCTCGGTCGCGGCCTCCAACATGCTCAAGCCCATGCTCGCCCGCGGCGAGTTGCGTCTGATCGGCGCGACCACACTGGACGAGTACCGCGAGTTCATCGAGAAGGATGCCGCTCTCGAGCGCCGCTTCCAGCAGGTCTACGTCGGAGAGCCCACGGTCGAGGACACCGTGGCGATCCTGCGCGGCCTGAAGGAGCGGTACGAGGCGCACCACAAGGTCGCCATCGCCGACGCGGCGCTGGTGGCTGCGGCATCCCTGTCGAACCGGTACATCCCGTCGCGCCAGCTGCCCGACAAGGCCATCGACCTGATCGACGAGGCCGCGTCGCGCCTGCGCATGGAGATCGACTCCGCCCCGCTCGAGATCGACGAGCTGCGGCGGCACGTCGACCGACTCAAGCTCGAAGAGCTCGCGCTGAAGAAGGAGAAGGACGCCGCGTCCAAGGAGCGGCTCGCGACCCTGCGCGAGACGCTCGCCGCCGAACAGGCCAAGCTCGACGAGCTGCAGGCCCGGTGGGAGCAGGAGCGCGCGTCGCTCAACCGCGTCGGCGAGCTCAAGACCCGGTTGGATGCCGCTCGCGTCGACGCCGAACGCGCGCAGCGCGAGGGCAACCTCGAGCGCGCCTCGCGTCTGCTCTACGCCGAGATCCCGGCCCTCGAGCGCGAGCTGATGGTCGCCGAGCGCGAGGAGCCCGCGGGTGATCGCATGGTGAACGACCAGGTGACCGACGAGGACATCGCCGCGGTGATCGCCGCGTGGACCGGCATCCCGGTGGGGCGCCTGCTGCAGGGCGAGACCGAGAAGCTGCTGCACCTCGAACGCGAGCTCGGCAAGCGCCTGATCGGACAGAAAGATGCCGTGAAGGCGGTGTCGGATGCCGTCCGCCGCTCGCGCGCGGGCATCAGCGACCCGCACCGCCCGGTCGGTTCGTTCCTCTTCCTCGGTCCGACCGGCGTGGGTAAGACGGAGCTGGCGAAGTCGCTCGCGGACTTCCTCTTCGACGACGAGCACGCCATGGTGCGCATCGACATGTCGGAGTACGGCGAGAAGCACTCCGTCTCGCGCCTGGTCGGTGCCCCTCCGGGGTACGTCGGGTACGAGGCGGGCGGCCAGCTCACCGAGGCCGTGCGCCGGCGCCCCTACAGCGTCGTCCTGCTCGACGAGGTCGAGAAGGCGCACCCCGAGGTGTTCGACGTGCTGCTGCAGGTCATGGACGACGGTCGCCTGACCGACGGCCAGGGCCGGACGGTCGACTTCACCAACGTCATCCTGATCCTGACGTCCAACCTCGGCTCGCCGATCCTCATCGATCCCACCCTGTCGATGGATGCCAAGCGCGAGCAGGTGCAGGCGCTCGTGCGGCAGGCCTTCAAGCCCGAGTTCGTGAACCGTCTCGACGACATCGTGATCTTCCAGGCCCTCAGCCAGGACGACCTCGCCCAGATCGTCGAGCTCGCTGTCGACGCTCTGCACAAGCGGCTCCGCGAGCGCCGGCTGACCCTCGCGGTCACCCCCGACGCCCGCTCGTGGCTCGCCGAGCGCGGCTACGACCCGGTGTACGGCGCCCGGCCGCTGCGTCGCCTGATCCAGTCCGAGATCCAGGACCGTCTCGCGATGGCGATCCTCGCCGGAACGGTGCGCGACGGTGACGTCGTGCGGGTCGACGTGGCGAGCGACGGCGACTCGCTCATGCTCGTGAGCACGGGACCGGCCGCTGAGGAGTCCGACGACGATGTGATCGAGGCCGAGATCGTCGAGTAAGCGGAACCAGAAGGGGGGATGCCACGCGGTGCGCGCGGCATCCCCCCTTTCGTGTGTGTGGCGGGAGGGCGGTGGGCCGGGGCGGTGGGCCGGGGCGGCCGTCGCGCATAAACGCCGTTCACGCGCATAAACGCGGTGTCCTCGCGTTTATGCGCGCGGATCGTGTTTATGTGGCGGCTTGGCGGTGCGGAGCCCGGCGGCCCGGCCGCGCTGCGGTTGCCCCGCGGTTCGGTGGGCCCCGGGTTCGGTGGGCCCCGGGTCCGGTGGGCCCCGGGTCCGGTGGCGCCACCGGATCCGGCGGCCCCGCCCCTCGGTGGCCCCGCGCTGCGGTGGCGCCCGGGTCCGGTGGTCCGGCGGTCCCGCAATGCCGCGGCACGCGGGCCGGTGTCGCCCGCCGGCGGCCCGCTGTGACGCATAAACGCTGTTCACACGCATAAACGCGGTGTCCTCGCGTTTATGCGCGCCGATCGCGTTTATGCGTCACGGCGGCGACGCGGCGAAGCCGCAACGCGGCAACGCGGCGTCACGGCGGCGGCAGCGCCGCAACGCGGCAACGCGGCAACGCGGCAGCGCAGCGGCGACAACGCAGCGCCGCGGCCTGCGCGTGTTGGCATCCAGACGGCGTCTCTCGGGGGATGCCGCGGCTTACTCGTCGACGAGCAGCGACTCCGCGACCGTGCGGCGCTCGCGCGGCGCGAGCTCGCGCTGACGCAGGCCCTCTTCGGCGGCCTCGACGTCGCCGAGCGTGCCGACGGCGATGACCGTCACGGGCACGAAGCGGGGCTCGATGTCGAAGGCGGCGCGCAGGTCGTCGGCGACGAAGCCGCCCATCTGGTGCGTCGCGAGTCCGCCGGCGTGCGCCTGCACGGTGAAGTGCGCGGCGGCCTGGCCGGTGTCGTACAGCGCCCAGGTGCGGGCCTCGCCGTCTTCGGTCTCGCTCTCGGCGAGCACGACGACCAGCGCACCGGCGTTCGGAGCCCAGGCCTGGTTGAAGCCCATGAGCGACGAGACGACGCGGTCGAACGTCTCGGTACCGCGGCGGGCGACGATGAATCGCCACGGCTGGTAGTTCATGCCCGAGGGTGCCCAGCGGGCTGCCTCGAGGGCCGAGCGCAGGGCCGCTTCGTCGATGGGGGTCTCGGGGTCGAAGACGCGGGTGCTCCAGCGCTCGGCGAGCACGTCGAGGATGGGCGCGTCGGTGCGTGCGGTGCGGTCGATAACGACAGACATGGGTACTCCTGAGAACGGGGACTGATTCGGGACGCCGTTGACCCGAACCAGTGAACGCCACGGCTGCGCCGTCTGTTCCCGTGTGACAGAGGATTTCCTTCGCCGAGCGTCGCCCGCGCAGCGCCCGGGGCGCGTGACACCCGCACGCACGCCACGAGATTCAGGATGCCGAGCCCGCGGTGCCGCGCGAGCTCACACGTTCCAGGACGCCGGTCCCGTGCTGCCGGCGGGGTACTCGTCGAGCGGCACCTTGTTCTGGCGCCACGCGTCGATCACCGGCTGCACGATCCGCCAGCACTGCTCCGCCGCGTCGCCGCGGACGGCCAGCATCGCGTCACCGTCGAGGATGCCCGACAGTACTTCGCCGTAGGCCTTCAGAGCGCCCGCGCCCAGGTCGGCCGCCAGCGTCACCCGCTCGAGCTCGAGGGGATCGTCGGCGCCGTTGACGTTGAGCTCGAGGCTCATCGTGTCGGGGCCGAGCGAGAAGACGAGCTTGGACGGGTCGCTCTCGCCCACGAAGCCGCCGGGCAGGTGTCGCACGGGCTTGAAGGTGACCGTGACGGCCGGGTCTCCGGCATCCAGAGCCTTGCCGGAGCGCAGGGTGATGGGAACGCCCTGCCAGCGTGCGGTGCGCACCTCCACCGTCATCTCGGCGAGCGTCTCGGTGTCGCGCGAGGGGTCGACGCCGGGCTCGTCGACGTACGACACGAAGTGGCGCTCGCCGACGTCGCCGGCGGTGTAGCGGGCGCGACGGGAGTTGTTCACCGGGTCGTCGTCGAGCACGTGGGTGGCGCGCAGCACGGCCGAGGTGGCGTCGCGCAGGTCGAGCTGATCGAGGCTGGACGGCGGCTCCATCGTGACGAACGCCATCACCTGCAACAGGTGGCTCTGGATCATGTCGACCAGGGCGCCGGCGGTGTCGTAGTACCCCGCGCGGCCCTCCAGGCCCAGCTTCTCGGGGAAGTCCACGGTGATGGTGGCGATGTCGTCGGCCGACCACACGCTCTCGATGAGGCGGTTGGCGAAGCGCACGCCGAGCAGGTTCAGCACGGTGGAGCGGCCGAGGAAGTGGTCGATACGGAAGACCTGCTCCTCGGGGACGAGGGTGGCCAGCTGCTGGTTGAGTTTGTGCGCGCTGGCCTCGTCGGTGCCGAAGGGCTTCTCGAGCGCGAGGATGGTGCCGGCGGGGATCTTCACGTCGGAGAGGGCGACGCAGGCCTTCTCGGTGACCGCCGGGGGAACGGCGAAGTACAGCGCGGGGCGTCCCTCGGCATCGTCGAGGAGTGTTTGCAGATCGGCTGCCTTGGTGATGTCGGCCTGGGAGTAGGTCGTCGCCGAGACCGCGTCGAAGGCGGACTCGGCATCCATCGACTGGAACGCCGTGTGCACGACCTCGCGCCAGTGCTCGTCCGTCCAGTCCTCCATGCCCGCGCCGTGCAGGCGGATCGACCGCCGCGGCTCGCGCGCCAGCAACTGGCCGAGGGCCGGGAGGAGCAGTCGAGAGGTGAGGTCGCCCGAGGCGCCCAGGATGATCAGGGTCGTGTCCGCCGCCATGCCGCTCAGCGTAGCGACACCCACCGACCTCGCCGCACCCTTGCGGATGACGAAGGGATGCCCCATAGCGAGTGCATAGGCGCGACGTCGGCCTTTGCTGCCACAATCCCAGGGTGACGACTCCGATCGAGGACTACGCGGTCCTCAGCAACTGCCGCTCTGCTGCCCTCGTCTCTTCCGCGGGGAGCATCGACTGGCTGTGCCTGCCGCGCTACGA is a genomic window containing:
- a CDS encoding glucose-6-phosphate dehydrogenase encodes the protein MAADTTLIILGASGDLTSRLLLPALGQLLAREPRRSIRLHGAGMEDWTDEHWREVVHTAFQSMDAESAFDAVSATTYSQADITKAADLQTLLDDAEGRPALYFAVPPAVTEKACVALSDVKIPAGTILALEKPFGTDEASAHKLNQQLATLVPEEQVFRIDHFLGRSTVLNLLGVRFANRLIESVWSADDIATITVDFPEKLGLEGRAGYYDTAGALVDMIQSHLLQVMAFVTMEPPSSLDQLDLRDATSAVLRATHVLDDDPVNNSRRARYTAGDVGERHFVSYVDEPGVDPSRDTETLAEMTVEVRTARWQGVPITLRSGKALDAGDPAVTVTFKPVRHLPGGFVGESDPSKLVFSLGPDTMSLELNVNGADDPLELERVTLAADLGAGALKAYGEVLSGILDGDAMLAVRGDAAEQCWRIVQPVIDAWRQNKVPLDEYPAGSTGPASWNV